One window from the genome of Paracoccus marcusii encodes:
- a CDS encoding Lrp/AsnC family transcriptional regulator: MDRFDSAILAALQRDGALSNAALAQVVGLSASQISRRRAALEEAGVIEGYAARLSAAKLGHGFRAVIRVNLRGHGQGREDEFARFVTAQPMIRQAFSVSGDADYVLDVRARDLEAFADFVHRHLLPHPQVAQVRSEIVLKTLKDEGGVPV; the protein is encoded by the coding sequence ATGGACCGGTTCGACAGTGCAATCCTGGCTGCCCTGCAGCGCGACGGGGCCCTCAGCAACGCCGCATTGGCACAGGTCGTGGGGCTGTCTGCCAGCCAGATCTCGCGCAGGCGCGCGGCCCTGGAGGAGGCCGGCGTGATCGAGGGCTATGCCGCGCGGCTTTCGGCCGCCAAGCTGGGGCACGGGTTCCGGGCGGTGATCCGCGTCAACCTGCGCGGCCATGGCCAGGGGCGCGAGGACGAATTCGCCCGCTTCGTGACGGCACAGCCGATGATCCGGCAGGCGTTCTCGGTATCCGGCGATGCCGATTACGTTCTGGACGTGCGCGCCCGCGACCTGGAGGCCTTTGCCGATTTCGTCCATCGCCACCTGCTGCCACACCCGCAGGTGGCGCAGGTCCGCTCCGAGATCGTTCTGAAGACACTCAAGGACGAAGGCGGCGTTCCGGTCTGA
- the ppk2 gene encoding polyphosphate kinase 2, with amino-acid sequence MGAELPDLPLVGKITAYLQDEAPAPIRKAVQKASSKDILDPDFPYSAEMPKAEYEPQMAALQMQLVRMMHDVIDSGKRLVVLFEGRDAAGKGGTIERVRENLNPRSASIVALPKPNEREAGQWYFQRYVDWLPGAGEIALFDRSWYNRGVVERVFGFSTDTQRAAFFRQLPGFEQMLVDDGIILVKLWLNVGRAEQLRRFLDREKDPLKQWKLSGIDVDGLARWDDYTVAIRDTLAASHSPIAPWTVIRSDDKRRARIAAIQTILGAVDYAGKDPTAIGTRDPLIAGGPELLRD; translated from the coding sequence ATGGGCGCCGAACTGCCGGACCTGCCCCTGGTGGGCAAGATCACCGCCTATCTGCAGGACGAGGCCCCCGCGCCGATCCGCAAGGCGGTTCAGAAGGCGTCGTCCAAGGACATCCTGGACCCGGACTTCCCCTACAGCGCAGAGATGCCCAAGGCCGAATACGAACCGCAGATGGCTGCATTGCAGATGCAGCTGGTTCGCATGATGCATGACGTGATCGACAGCGGAAAGCGGCTGGTGGTCCTGTTCGAGGGGCGCGACGCCGCCGGCAAGGGCGGCACGATCGAGCGCGTGCGCGAAAACCTCAACCCCCGGTCGGCCAGCATCGTGGCCCTGCCCAAGCCGAACGAGCGCGAGGCGGGCCAGTGGTATTTCCAGCGCTATGTCGACTGGCTGCCCGGCGCCGGAGAGATCGCCCTGTTCGACCGCAGCTGGTACAACCGCGGCGTGGTCGAACGGGTCTTCGGGTTTTCGACCGACACGCAGCGCGCGGCGTTCTTTCGCCAGCTGCCGGGGTTCGAACAGATGCTGGTCGACGACGGGATCATCCTGGTCAAGCTGTGGCTGAACGTGGGCCGCGCCGAACAGCTGCGTCGCTTTCTGGACCGCGAAAAGGACCCGCTGAAGCAGTGGAAGCTGAGCGGCATCGACGTGGACGGTCTGGCCCGGTGGGACGACTATACCGTGGCGATCCGCGACACGCTGGCGGCGTCCCATTCGCCGATCGCGCCCTGGACCGTGATCCGGTCGGACGACAAGCGCCGCGCCCGGATCGCCGCGATCCAGACCATTCTGGGCGCGGTCGATTACGCAGGCAAGGATCCGACCGCCATCGGAACGCGCGACCCCCTGATCGCCGGCGGGCCGGAACTGCTGCGCGACTGA
- a CDS encoding homocysteine S-methyltransferase family protein, which produces MSLPPSPAFAALNKAASERILILDGAMGTQIQALGLGEDDYTGHGSGHVCRHHTDHPQQGNNDLLILTQPEAVEEIHYRYAMAGADIVETNTFSATTIAQADYGLGEAVHDLNVEGARVVRRALDRATAQDGRARFVAGAIGPTNRTASMSPDVNDPGYRAVTFEDLRAAYLQQAKGLIAGGADILLIETIFDTLNAKAAIFACIQAMEDHGQRLPMMISGTITDASGRTLSGQTPTAFWHSVRHANPWTIGLNCALGASAMRPHLVELSGVADTLICAYPNAGLPNAFGQYDEGPHDTAPQVAEFARAGLVNVVGGCCGTTPDHIRAIADAVAPFAPRKVPAYA; this is translated from the coding sequence ATGTCCCTGCCCCCATCCCCCGCCTTTGCGGCCCTGAACAAGGCCGCATCCGAACGCATTCTGATCCTGGACGGCGCGATGGGCACGCAGATCCAGGCCCTTGGCCTGGGAGAGGACGACTATACCGGCCACGGGTCCGGTCATGTCTGCCGCCATCACACCGATCACCCCCAGCAGGGCAACAACGACCTGCTGATCCTGACCCAGCCCGAGGCGGTCGAGGAGATCCATTACCGCTATGCGATGGCCGGCGCCGACATCGTCGAGACCAATACCTTTTCCGCGACCACCATCGCGCAGGCCGATTATGGTCTGGGCGAGGCGGTCCACGACCTGAACGTCGAGGGTGCCCGCGTCGTCCGCCGTGCCTTGGACCGCGCGACGGCGCAGGACGGGCGGGCCCGCTTCGTCGCAGGCGCCATCGGGCCGACGAACCGCACAGCCTCGATGAGCCCGGACGTCAACGACCCCGGATACCGCGCCGTGACGTTCGAGGACCTGCGCGCCGCCTATCTGCAGCAGGCCAAGGGTCTGATCGCCGGCGGTGCCGACATCCTGCTGATCGAGACGATCTTCGACACGCTGAACGCCAAGGCGGCGATCTTTGCCTGCATCCAGGCGATGGAGGATCACGGCCAGCGTCTTCCCATGATGATCTCGGGCACAATCACCGACGCGTCGGGGCGCACCCTGTCGGGCCAGACGCCGACCGCGTTCTGGCATTCGGTCCGCCATGCGAACCCCTGGACCATCGGCCTGAACTGCGCGCTTGGTGCCTCGGCCATGCGGCCGCATCTGGTCGAACTGTCGGGCGTGGCCGACACGCTGATCTGTGCCTATCCCAATGCCGGCCTGCCCAACGCCTTCGGCCAGTATGACGAAGGCCCCCACGACACCGCCCCGCAGGTCGCCGAATTCGCGCGCGCGGGGCTGGTCAACGTGGTTGGCGGCTGCTGCGGCACCACGCCCGATCATATCCGCGCCATCGCCGATGCCGTGGCCCCCTTCGCCCCCAGAAAGGTGCCCGCCTATGCCTGA
- the hppD gene encoding 4-hydroxyphenylpyruvate dioxygenase — MGPFPHDAPKATISAANPAGTDGFEFVEYAHPDPAVLDRIFRQMGFAPVATHKTKAITLYRQGDINYLLNAEADSHAAGFVAEHGPCAPAMAWRVVDAQVALKRALELGATEYTGPGKSIEAPAVLGIGGSLLYFIDRYGNAGSAYDTDYDWIGEADPRPEGFGFFYLDHLTHNVIRGNMDTWYKFYHDTFNFREIRFFDIKGKQTGLVSRALTSPCGKIRIPINESTDDHSQIEEYLREYKGEGIQHIAIASNDIYAGTDRIAEAGMEFMPGPPDTYYEMSHRRVKDHDEPLDRMKARGILIDGEGVVGGGETRILLQIFSKTVIGPIFFEFIQRKGDDGFGEGNFRALFESIEEDQIRRGVLDATPAE; from the coding sequence ATGGGACCCTTTCCCCACGATGCCCCCAAGGCCACGATCAGTGCCGCGAATCCCGCGGGAACGGATGGGTTCGAGTTTGTCGAATACGCCCATCCGGACCCGGCCGTCCTGGACCGCATCTTCCGGCAAATGGGGTTCGCCCCCGTGGCGACCCACAAGACCAAGGCGATCACGCTCTATCGTCAGGGCGACATCAACTATCTGCTGAATGCCGAGGCGGACAGCCATGCAGCCGGCTTTGTCGCGGAGCATGGCCCCTGCGCGCCGGCCATGGCGTGGCGGGTGGTGGACGCGCAGGTCGCCCTGAAGCGCGCGTTGGAGCTTGGCGCCACCGAATATACCGGCCCTGGCAAGTCGATCGAGGCACCGGCTGTCCTGGGGATCGGCGGGTCGCTTTTGTATTTCATCGACCGCTATGGGAACGCGGGCAGTGCCTATGACACGGACTACGACTGGATCGGCGAGGCCGACCCGCGTCCCGAAGGGTTCGGCTTCTTCTATCTGGATCACCTGACCCACAACGTGATCCGCGGCAACATGGACACGTGGTACAAGTTCTATCACGACACGTTCAACTTCCGCGAGATCCGCTTCTTCGACATCAAGGGCAAGCAGACCGGGCTGGTCAGCCGCGCCCTGACATCGCCCTGCGGCAAGATCCGCATCCCGATCAACGAGAGCACCGACGATCACAGCCAGATCGAGGAATACCTGCGCGAATACAAGGGCGAGGGCATCCAGCACATCGCCATCGCCTCGAACGACATCTATGCGGGGACCGACCGCATTGCCGAGGCCGGGATGGAGTTCATGCCCGGCCCCCCCGACACCTATTACGAGATGTCGCACCGCCGCGTGAAGGACCATGATGAACCGCTGGACCGCATGAAGGCGCGCGGCATCCTGATCGACGGCGAAGGCGTCGTGGGTGGCGGAGAGACGCGCATCCTGCTGCAGATCTTCTCGAAGACGGTGATCGGGCCGATCTTCTTCGAGTTCATCCAGCGCAAGGGCGACGACGGGTTCGGAGAGGGCAATTTCCGCGCCCTGTTCGAGTCCATCGAGGAAGACCAGATCCGGCGCGGCGTTCTCGACGCCACCCCGGCCGAGTAG
- a CDS encoding ATPase produces MIYGSADEWRAAAGKRVVLFGMSGLGKTYLASMLRDTGDWFHYSVDYRIGTRYMGEYIADNFKREAMKVPFLRELLMSDSVHIASNITFDNLAPLSTYLGKPGSPSRGGLPFDAYCQRQDQHRRAEIASLLDTRHFMDRAGDIYGTPHFVCDSGGSICEVVNPDDPDDPVLTALSRDLLLVWIKGSDAHTAELVRRFDRAPKPMYYQPQFLERAWIAYRVEKGLEADQVNPDDFIRWTYARALAHRQPRYEAMARRGVTILAEEVAQIRTPDDFTDLIATAIARKDS; encoded by the coding sequence ATGATCTATGGCAGCGCGGATGAATGGCGGGCCGCCGCGGGCAAGCGGGTCGTGCTTTTCGGCATGTCCGGCCTAGGCAAGACCTATCTGGCCTCGATGCTGCGGGACACGGGCGACTGGTTCCACTACAGCGTCGATTACCGGATCGGCACGCGCTACATGGGTGAATACATCGCCGACAATTTCAAGCGCGAGGCGATGAAGGTGCCGTTTCTGCGCGAATTGCTGATGTCTGACAGCGTGCATATCGCCAGCAACATCACCTTCGACAACCTGGCGCCGCTGTCCACCTATCTGGGCAAGCCCGGCAGCCCGTCGCGCGGGGGGCTGCCCTTCGACGCCTATTGCCAGCGCCAGGATCAGCATCGCCGGGCCGAGATCGCCTCGCTTCTGGACACCCGACATTTCATGGACCGCGCCGGCGACATCTATGGCACGCCGCATTTCGTCTGCGACAGCGGCGGCTCGATCTGCGAGGTCGTGAATCCGGACGATCCCGACGACCCGGTCCTGACCGCCCTGTCGCGCGACCTGCTGCTGGTCTGGATCAAGGGCAGCGACGCGCATACCGCCGAACTGGTCCGCCGCTTCGACCGCGCGCCGAAGCCGATGTATTACCAGCCGCAATTCCTAGAACGCGCCTGGATCGCCTATCGCGTGGAAAAGGGGCTGGAGGCTGACCAGGTGAACCCCGATGACTTCATCCGCTGGACCTATGCCCGGGCGCTGGCCCATCGCCAGCCGCGCTATGAGGCGATGGCCCGGCGCGGCGTCACCATCCTGGCCGAGGAGGTGGCGCAGATCCGCACCCCTGACGACTTCACCGACCTGATCGCGACCGCCATCGCGCGCAAGGATAGCTGA
- a CDS encoding Rieske (2Fe-2S) protein, with translation MAWTDYSSAPAPGTRVCAATGVTGVHPLTVTTDRGSFPMIVLRDGDVLRAYVNACPHQYLPLDYRGDTLLSADGLRLLCTAHGASFDKSTGSVVAGAECGLDAVPIMQQGDHIVIAP, from the coding sequence ATGGCCTGGACCGATTACAGCAGCGCCCCGGCGCCCGGAACGCGCGTCTGCGCGGCGACCGGGGTCACCGGCGTCCATCCGCTGACCGTCACGACCGACCGCGGGTCGTTCCCGATGATCGTGCTGCGCGACGGCGACGTGCTGCGTGCCTATGTGAACGCCTGTCCGCACCAGTACCTGCCGCTGGATTACCGCGGCGATACGCTGCTTTCTGCGGATGGATTGCGGCTGCTGTGCACCGCACATGGCGCAAGCTTCGACAAGTCGACCGGCAGCGTCGTGGCCGGTGCGGAATGCGGGCTGGATGCGGTCCCGATCATGCAACAGGGCGACCACATCGTGATCGCCCCCTGA
- a CDS encoding homoserine O-succinyltransferase: MPITLNESLPAYRILSQEGVMVMSPGRAATQDIRPLRIALLNLMPKKIQTENQFARLIGATPLQIDFQLIRMSDHESRNTAADHMESFYRPFRDVEARGEKFDGLVITGAPIEHLPFEDVTYWDELTRVFAWTQTHVHSTFGVCWGGMAMAAHFHGLPKHPLPAKAFGCFRHTNLAPASPYLRGFSDEVLVPVSRWTEVRQDDVDARPALTTLLASADVGPCLLADPGHRALYVFNHFEYDSTTLKEEYDRDVAAGKPVNVPANYYPGDDPTRAPANRWRSHAHLLYGNWINEIYQTTWYDMSRIGEG; this comes from the coding sequence ATGCCCATCACGTTGAACGAAAGCCTGCCCGCCTATCGCATCCTGTCCCAGGAAGGGGTGATGGTCATGTCGCCGGGCCGTGCCGCGACCCAGGACATCCGTCCCCTGCGCATCGCGCTGCTGAACCTGATGCCCAAGAAGATCCAGACCGAGAACCAGTTCGCCCGGCTGATCGGCGCCACGCCGCTGCAGATCGACTTTCAGCTGATCCGCATGTCGGACCATGAAAGCCGTAACACCGCCGCCGACCACATGGAAAGCTTCTATCGACCGTTCCGCGACGTCGAGGCCAGGGGAGAGAAGTTCGACGGCCTGGTCATCACTGGCGCACCGATCGAGCATCTGCCGTTCGAGGACGTGACCTATTGGGACGAACTGACCCGCGTCTTTGCCTGGACGCAGACCCATGTGCATTCGACCTTCGGGGTCTGCTGGGGCGGCATGGCGATGGCGGCGCATTTCCATGGCCTGCCCAAGCATCCCCTGCCCGCCAAGGCGTTCGGCTGTTTCCGGCACACCAATCTGGCGCCGGCCTCGCCCTATCTGCGCGGGTTCTCGGACGAGGTGCTGGTCCCGGTCAGCCGCTGGACCGAGGTGCGTCAGGACGACGTCGACGCCCGCCCGGCGCTGACCACCCTGCTGGCCAGCGCCGATGTCGGGCCCTGCCTGCTGGCCGATCCGGGGCACCGCGCCCTCTATGTCTTCAACCATTTCGAATATGACAGCACCACCCTCAAGGAGGAATACGACCGGGACGTCGCGGCGGGGAAACCGGTGAACGTGCCCGCCAACTATTATCCCGGCGACGACCCGACGCGGGCGCCCGCGAACCGCTGGCGCAGCCATGCGCACCTGCTCTACGGTAACTGGATCAACGAGATCTATCAGACGACATGGTACGACATGTCGCGCATCGGAGAGGGCTGA
- a CDS encoding SDR family NAD(P)-dependent oxidoreductase, whose protein sequence is MDLSNCRAVVTGGASGLGAATAAHFRDMGAQVTVLDRDPAGAEAASAIGAHYAVTDVTDEASVTAALDHAVARMGGIDACVNCAGVVVGEKTLGRDGPHRLDSFRRTIEVNLIGSFNVLRLAAERMAANGRAQNGVIVNTASIAAFDGQKGQAAYAASKAGIAGMTLPLARDLAGQGIRVCAIAPGIFGTPMLKGLPADVQDSLAAEVTYPKRLGDPTEFARTCAFIVQNDYLNGETIRVDGALRMR, encoded by the coding sequence ATGGATCTGTCGAACTGCCGCGCCGTCGTGACCGGGGGCGCATCCGGCCTGGGCGCCGCCACCGCGGCGCATTTTCGCGACATGGGGGCGCAGGTCACCGTGCTGGACCGCGACCCGGCGGGGGCCGAAGCCGCATCCGCCATCGGCGCGCATTATGCCGTGACAGACGTCACCGACGAGGCCAGCGTGACGGCGGCGCTGGATCATGCCGTGGCGCGGATGGGGGGCATCGATGCCTGCGTGAACTGCGCGGGCGTGGTGGTGGGCGAAAAGACCCTGGGCCGCGACGGTCCGCACCGTCTGGACAGCTTTCGCCGCACGATCGAGGTCAACCTGATCGGCAGCTTCAACGTGCTGCGCCTGGCCGCCGAACGCATGGCCGCGAACGGGCGCGCCCAGAACGGCGTGATCGTGAACACGGCGTCCATCGCCGCCTTTGACGGGCAGAAGGGCCAGGCCGCCTATGCCGCCTCCAAGGCCGGCATCGCGGGCATGACGCTGCCGCTGGCGCGCGATCTGGCGGGACAGGGCATCCGCGTCTGCGCCATCGCACCCGGCATCTTTGGCACGCCCATGCTCAAGGGCCTGCCCGCGGACGTGCAGGACAGCCTGGCGGCCGAGGTGACCTATCCCAAGCGGCTTGGCGATCCGACCGAATTCGCGCGGACCTGCGCCTTCATCGTCCAGAACGACTATCTGAACGGAGAGACGATCCGCGTCGACGGCGCGTTGCGGATGCGCTAG
- a CDS encoding outer membrane protein transport protein encodes MKFAITSMAALLAGTAPLLAGGIERAPQSLNILFEQGNYAELSFGGADPTVEGPDSPPVGAPIPQRDTGDVANGYGFVGLGYKHQFNDALSAALIIEQPFGADVTYTPAADGGSFLLGGTRARVDSTTVTALMRYKLPNNLSFHGGLRGSRADAEVTLSGAAYGPISGYNVQLDQDWGVGFVVGAAYEIPDIAGRVSLTYNSKVEHQFDTVESVNGTILGRSTTTVDTPESLTLEAQTGVAADTLVFGSIRWVNWSEFTVNPRIFSRAPTATDPLGFNVTDGLVSLEDTTTYTLGVGRKFNETWSGSAALVYEPENDDLVSPLAPTNGRLGLTLAAVYTMDNMKITTGINYSKLGDARPQTGGEPRAQMEDSDLLGIGIRIGYSF; translated from the coding sequence ATGAAATTCGCAATCACGAGCATGGCCGCGCTGCTGGCGGGAACCGCGCCACTGCTGGCCGGGGGGATCGAACGCGCGCCCCAGTCACTGAACATCCTGTTCGAACAGGGCAATTACGCGGAACTCAGCTTCGGCGGCGCCGACCCGACCGTCGAAGGCCCGGACAGCCCTCCCGTGGGCGCACCGATCCCGCAGCGTGACACGGGTGACGTGGCAAACGGCTATGGGTTCGTGGGCCTGGGCTACAAGCACCAGTTCAACGACGCGCTGTCGGCCGCATTGATCATCGAACAGCCCTTCGGCGCGGACGTGACCTACACCCCTGCCGCCGATGGGGGATCGTTCCTGCTGGGCGGCACCCGAGCGCGCGTCGATTCGACGACCGTCACCGCCCTGATGCGCTACAAGCTGCCCAATAACCTGTCCTTCCATGGCGGCCTGCGCGGCTCGCGCGCCGATGCCGAAGTGACGCTGAGCGGCGCGGCCTATGGTCCGATCAGCGGCTACAACGTGCAGTTGGACCAGGACTGGGGCGTCGGCTTCGTGGTCGGTGCAGCCTATGAGATTCCCGACATCGCGGGTCGCGTCTCGCTGACCTACAACTCCAAGGTCGAACATCAGTTCGACACGGTCGAGAGCGTGAACGGCACCATCCTGGGACGTTCCACCACGACCGTCGACACCCCGGAATCGCTGACCCTCGAAGCGCAGACCGGCGTCGCTGCGGACACGCTGGTCTTCGGCAGCATCCGCTGGGTCAACTGGTCGGAGTTCACCGTGAACCCGCGCATCTTCTCCCGCGCACCCACCGCGACGGATCCGCTGGGCTTCAACGTCACGGACGGCCTCGTGTCGCTGGAGGACACGACGACCTATACGCTCGGCGTCGGCCGCAAGTTCAACGAGACATGGTCCGGCTCCGCAGCGCTGGTCTACGAGCCAGAGAACGATGATCTGGTCTCGCCCCTGGCGCCGACCAACGGTCGCCTCGGCCTGACGCTGGCCGCCGTCTACACCATGGACAACATGAAGATCACCACGGGGATCAACTACTCCAAGCTGGGCGACGCGCGTCCCCAGACCGGCGGCGAACCCCGTGCACAGATGGAGGACAGCGACCTACTGGGGATCGGCATCCGCATCGGCTACAGCTTCTGA
- a CDS encoding ABC transporter substrate-binding protein, with protein sequence MRLLTTTILAAAALPAYAADRELTVFDWAGFDEPSIFQAYVDKHGDSPTYAFYGDDDEAFQKVASGFKADVIHPCSQMVGKYRDAGLIEPWDTSRIPNFEQIEERFLDSEVFRDDQGVWFIPTDWGATAIAYNTETVPAEDVASLGVFTNPKYQGRTSLPDSSDDVWALAYLATGVTDWSEVTDEQFQAAAAWLREAHVNVAAYWADPSEQAQLMASGAVDVAWSWNDGVVYLQADNYPVGFQREPAEGSSTFFCGYVNVKDGPGSEDKAYDFINAWLEPSAAKALLDTIGYGHTSAAAMATIADEPAVAEGLAEIDAPVLAQTPNDPELRQRQLAEFEKIKAGF encoded by the coding sequence ATGCGCTTGCTGACCACCACCATCCTGGCCGCGGCGGCCCTGCCCGCCTATGCCGCCGACCGCGAACTGACGGTTTTCGATTGGGCCGGGTTCGACGAGCCCTCGATCTTCCAGGCCTATGTGGACAAGCACGGCGACAGCCCGACCTATGCCTTCTACGGCGATGACGACGAAGCGTTCCAGAAGGTCGCGTCGGGATTCAAGGCGGACGTGATCCATCCCTGCAGCCAGATGGTCGGCAAGTACCGCGATGCCGGCCTGATCGAGCCTTGGGACACGTCGCGCATCCCGAACTTCGAGCAGATCGAGGAGCGGTTCCTGGACAGCGAGGTGTTCCGCGACGATCAGGGCGTGTGGTTCATCCCCACCGACTGGGGCGCCACCGCCATCGCCTACAACACCGAGACCGTGCCTGCCGAGGACGTGGCCAGCCTTGGCGTCTTCACCAACCCGAAATATCAGGGCCGCACCTCGCTGCCCGACAGTTCGGATGATGTCTGGGCGCTGGCCTATCTGGCGACCGGCGTGACCGACTGGTCCGAGGTGACCGACGAACAGTTCCAGGCCGCCGCCGCCTGGCTGCGCGAGGCGCATGTCAATGTTGCGGCCTACTGGGCCGACCCGTCCGAGCAGGCACAGCTGATGGCGTCGGGTGCGGTGGACGTGGCTTGGTCGTGGAACGACGGTGTCGTCTATCTGCAGGCCGACAACTATCCGGTGGGCTTTCAGCGTGAGCCGGCCGAAGGGTCGTCGACCTTCTTCTGCGGCTACGTGAACGTCAAGGACGGTCCGGGCAGCGAAGACAAGGCCTATGACTTCATCAACGCCTGGCTGGAGCCGTCGGCCGCCAAGGCGCTGCTGGACACGATCGGTTATGGCCATACCTCGGCCGCGGCCATGGCGACCATCGCCGACGAACCCGCCGTCGCCGAAGGTCTGGCCGAGATCGACGCACCGGTCCTGGCCCAGACCCCGAATGACCCCGAACTGCGTCAGCGCCAGTTGGCAGAGTTCGAGAAGATCAAGGCTGGCTTCTGA